A genomic window from Silene latifolia isolate original U9 population chromosome Y, ASM4854445v1, whole genome shotgun sequence includes:
- the LOC141632341 gene encoding uncharacterized protein LOC141632341 produces MGCITGSWFSIKLNGSVHGFFPGKSGIRQGDPLSPYLFVLSMEILSRYMRTICSQPQVSLHPKCSKIGLTHLVFADDLMIFILGDVPSIVAVAHTLTAFAAWSRLHANTDKTDVYFGGVQQSVKNEILRDTGFSEGTFPFRYLGLPLNTARNTVDMYGVLINKIQASVQHWSSTSLSYAGKIQLLNSVIFGLENFWCANALLPHSILKLINKICKNFFWTKDTVQRKMVMKSWASICSPKAEGEFNVKELLSWNKALICKWLCILTHNPSSLWCSWNRAYNLSNCSIWDLECKDRYSESFISIISIKNDLITKTGSPAAASDLLHSWYISGQFRVQHAYEWFRPKYPLLPWIKALTHHVVVPCHGLIASMASQERLATTDHLIRRGMQIPNRCVLCKLAAESHGHLFFHCSFSAVVWSRVLCWMNLPGRSCDFKIELVWCIHRGSRRHWKHSWFLSCLTITVYSLWKERNRRIFSGHDCSTDQLVAIIKRLSTTALLSRPCLAARSIVVAALHSL; encoded by the coding sequence ATGGGCTGTATAACAGGTTCCTGGTTTTCTATTAAACTTAATGGTTCTGTCCATGGCTTCTTCCCTGGTAAGAGTGGTATTAGGCAGGGAGATCCCTTGTCCCCTTACCTCTTTGTTCTGAGTATGGAGATCCTATCTAGATATATGAGGACTATTTGCTCTCAGCCTCAAGTCTCTTTGCACCCTAAATGTTCTAAAATTGGTCTGACTCATCTTGTGTTTGCTGACGATCTTATGATTTTCATTCTAGGGGATGTACCTTCTATTGTAGCTGTTGCTCACACTCTCACTGCTTTTGCTGCTTGGTCAAGACTCCATGCTAATACTGATAAGACTGATGTCTATTTTGGGGGGGTCCAGCAAAGTGTCAAAAATGAGATTTTAAGGGATACTGGCTTCTCTGAAGGCACTTTCCCTTTCAGATACCTTGGCTTGCCATTGAATACTGCCAGGAATACTGTGGATATGTATGGTGTCCTGATTAATAAAATTCAAGCTTCGGTTCAGCACTGGTCCTCTACTTCCCTCTCTTATGCTGGGAAAATTCAGCTGCTTAATTCTGTCATTTTTGGGCTTGAGAACTTTTGGTGTGCTAATGCCTTATTACCTCATAGTATACTTAAACTAATCAATAAGATTTGTAAGAATTTTTTCTGGACTAAGGATACTGTTCAGAGGAAAATGGTTATGAAGAGTTGGGCTAGCATCTGTTCACCTAAAGCTGAGGGGGAATTTAATGTTAAGGAACTCCTTTCTTGGAATAAAGCACTGATCTGCAAATGGTTATGTATCCTTACACATAATCCTTCCAGCCTATGGTGCTCTTGGAATAGGGCTTATAATCTTTCTAATTGCTCCATTTGGGATTTAGAATGCAAAGACAGATATAGTGAGAGTTTTATAAGTATAATTTCCATCAAAAATGATCTTATAACCAAAACTGGCTCTCCTGCAGCTGCTTCAGACCTGCTACATAGTTGGTACATTAGTGGACAATTTAGGGTACAGCATGCCTATGAATGGTTTCGACCTAAATACCCATTGCTTCCTTGGATTAAGGCTTTGACTCATCATGTAGTGGTTCCTTGTCATGGTTTGATTGCTTCTATGGCTAGTCAAGAGAGGTTAGCCACTACTGATCATCTCATTCGAAGGGGTATGCAAATCCCTAACAGGTGTGTCTTATGCAAACTAGCTGCAGAAAGCCATGGACATCTTTTCTTCCACTGTTCTTTTTCTGCTGTTGTTTGGTCTCGGGTATTATGTTGGATGAATTTGCCTGGGAGGAGCTGTGATTTTAAGATTGAGCTTGTTTGGTGTATTCACAGAGGTAGCAGGAGGCATTGGAAGCACTCTTGGTTCCTTAGTTGCCTCACTATCACAGTTTATAGTCTGTGGAAGGAACGAAATAGGAGAATCTTTTCTGGACATGATTGCTCTACTGATCAACTTGTTGCTATCATTAAGAGACTTTCTACTACTGCTCTGCTATCTCGTCCATGTTTGGCTGCTAGAAGCATTGTTGTTGCTGCCCTTCACTCTCTTTAG